The proteins below are encoded in one region of Triticum aestivum cultivar Chinese Spring chromosome 1B, IWGSC CS RefSeq v2.1, whole genome shotgun sequence:
- the LOC123146141 gene encoding BTB/POZ and MATH domain-containing protein 3-like, producing MSFAGVSVIAGSGGRLPRLSAESDMIYSGSSAASRGSCYYHLLVVEGYSRIKDLPNGGTIMGRTFKAGGYQWVLRFHPNGYAPEDVGSISVYLVLDQDVARPVKVHLQFSLVDEVSKQDQAFIRAIKACDFSGSGSTWGRSCFIKGEDLEKSDHLKDDCFTIRCDFIIAEAAAAAPLVKVPSSNISEHLSHLLVTEVGADVTFEVGHEMFAAHRCVLASRSAVFMAQLFGPMKEGTTAAAIQIQDMEPDIFKALLGFIYTDLMPEMEAEREAEVEEGGADEVTWLRHLLAAADRFDLQRLKSMCEERLLEHIDLSSVSAILAVAAQLQCCGLKEACLEFLKVQSAADLGQVMATSDWEHIGATDHSVLNQLIAKLASKV from the coding sequence ATGTCGTTCGCCGGCGTATCCGTCATTGCTGGCAGTGGCGGCAGGCTGCCGCGGCTGTCGGCGGAATCGGACATGATCTACTCCGGCTCCAGCGCAGCCAGCAGAGGCAGCTGCTACTATCACCTGCTTGTGGTGGAAGGTTACTCCCGCATCAAAGACCTGCCCAATGGAGGGACAATCATGGGTCGCACATTCAAAGCTGGAGGCTATCAATGGGTTCTGAGGTTCCATCCCAATGGTTATGCCCCGGAGGATGTCGGTTCCATCTCGGTTTATCTTGTGCTTGACCAGGATGTTGCACGGCCCGTGAAGGTGCATCTCCAGTTTAGTTTGGTTGATGAGGTTAGCAAGCAAGATCAAGCATTCATCCGTGCAATCAAAGCGTGCGACTTCTCTGGCAGTGGCTCTACTTGGGGCCGCAGTTGTTTCATAAAAGGAGAGGACCTTGAGAAGTCAGATCATCTCAAGGATGATTGTTTCACCATCCGGTGTGATTTCATCATCgccgaagctgctgctgctgctcccttGGTAAAGGTGCCGTCATCTAACATAAGCGAGCATCTGAGCCATCTCTTAGTGACGGAGGTGGGCGCCGATGTGACGTTCGAGGTCGGCCATGAGATGTTCGCCGCCCACCGGTGTGTGCTCGCGTCCCGTTCCGCCGTATTCATGGCACAGCTCTTTGGCCCCATGAAGGAGGGGACCACGGCGGCCGCCATACAAATACAAGACATGGAACCGGACATCTTCAAGGCACTGCTTGGTTTCATCTACACTGACTTGATGCCAGAGATGGAGGCGGAAAGAGAAGCAGAAGTAGAAGAAGGTGGAGCTGATGAGGTTACGTGGCTGCGCCACTTGCTTGCCGCGGCGGATAGGTTTGATCTCCAGAGGCTCAAGTCGATGTGTGAAGAGAGGTTGTTGGAGCACATAGATTTGAGCTCGGTGTCGGCCATCCTTGCTGTGGCAGCGCAGCTCCAATGCTGTGGACTTAAGGAGGCGTGCCTGGAGTTCCTCAAGGTTCAGTCAGCTGCAGACTTGGGACAAGTAATGGCGACCAGTGACTGGGAGCACATAGGTGCAACCGATCACTCCGTTCTGAACCAGCTCATTGCCAAGCTTGCTTCCAAAGTTTAG
- the LOC123099114 gene encoding BTB/POZ and MATH domain-containing protein 3-like: MSFAGVSVVADGKLLQPSAESAMVYSGTASGRLVVEGYSRVKHLPNKRRIMGHSFTFRAGGYQWALMLFPHGCVGDGSSMCVYLFLDQHVAQPVKVNLQFSFMGGVDKQEPAVKTCDFTNSNRVLGEHHFIQRKDLEQSGHLKQDCLIIRCDFTIVEAAAADAPFVKVPLPPSNICEHLNHLFVTKVGADVMFKVGDEEFAAHRCVLAARSVVFMAELFGPMMEGTTTGVIQIQDMEPNVFDALLRFIYTDSMPEMMKVGGEATTEVTGLRQLLAAADRYDLQRLKLMYEERPCGLIDVSSVAAIIGVAAQHYCCGLKEACLEFLKVQSAVDLRGVMATSEWEHVAATEISLL, from the exons ATGTCCTTCGCCGGGGTATCCGTCGTTGCTGATGGCAAGCTGCTGCAGCCGTCCGCGGAGTCGGCCATGGTCTACTCCGGCACGGCCAGCGGCAGGCTTGTGGTCGAAGGCTACTCCCGCGTCAAACACCTTCCCAATAAACGAAGAATCATGGGCCACTCTTTCACTTTCAGAGCCGGAGGATACCAATGGGCTCTGATGCTATTTCCCCATGGCTGCGTAGGGGATGGCAGTTCCATGTGCGTTTATCTTTTCCTTGACCAGCATGTCGCACAGCCAGTGAAGGTGAATCTCCAGTTTAGTTTCATGGGTGGGGTTGACAAGCAAGAGCCTGCAGTCAAAACATGTGACTTCACTAACAGCAACCGTGTCTTGGGTGAACATCATTTCATACAAAGAAAGGATCTTGAGCAGTCAGGGCATCTCAAACAAGATTGTCTCATCATCCGGTGCGATTTTACCATCGTTGAAGCTGCTG CTGCTGATGCTCCATTCGTTAAGGTGCCGCTGCCGCCATCTAATATTTGTGAGCATCTGAACCATCTCTTCGTCACGAAAGTTGGCGCCGACGTGATGTTCAAGGTCGGTGACGAGGAGTTCGCGGCTCACCGATGTGTGCTTGCGGCCCGTTCTGTTGTCTTTATGGCGGAGCTCTTCGGCCCCATGATGGAAGGCACTACAACCGGTGTCATACAAATACAAGACATGGAACCAAACGTGTTCGATGCCTTGCTTCGTTTCATCTACACCGACTCAATGCCCGAGATGATGAAGGTGGGAGGAGAAGCGACAACTGAGGTTACGGGGCTGCGACAATTGCTTGCTGCGGCGGACAGGTATGATCTCCAAAGGCTCAAGTTGATGTACGAAGAGAGGCCGTGCGGGCTTATAGATGTGAGCTCGGTGGCGGCCATCATTGGTGTGGCTGCACAACACTATTGCTGCGGACTGAAggaggcctgcctggagttcctcaaagtccagtccGCTGTAGACTTGCGAGGAGTCATGGCGACCAGTGAGTGGGAGCACGTTGCTGCAACAGAGATCTCTCTGTTGTGA